Proteins found in one Corynebacterium freneyi genomic segment:
- the dnaA gene encoding chromosomal replication initiator protein DnaA, with the protein MTTPSRDFNDTWTQVVDMLIRGTDVRDGEPQPLTTQHKALLRSVQPVGQLNGFVLLATGSEMVQTLVKEELSERIERALDVITGRPQQVVVTISEDSSHADKSHADTSQADTSHADAPHPGQAGQMPAGRPAPAATDGDAPNPPYPDANRSRGVDQAAGHDSGAWRTIEFERDARDTAQLGDPRGFTGQAAHDPRSPLMPQQDQGGQMPGTPGAPHPPQTPHPGQAPQMPHGGGAQTQGTAADLFGQSKYHLHGMKNPMSQPVEEPTLNPKYTFETFVIGPQNRFAAAAAAAVAEQPARAYNPLFISGGSGLGKTHLLHAIGHYATALDPKLRVRYVSSEEFTNDFINSVRDDAQESFKRRYRDLDILIVDDIQFLEGKEGTQEEFFHTFNALHQADRQIVLSSDRPPRELKTLEERLRTRFEWGLTPDLQLPDLETRIAILSKKAQLDRLNVPHDVLQFIAEHTASSIRELEGRLLQVTAQASLLKMPVTLALAEEIIGSDSAEVEITPDIIISATAEFYGLTVADLTGPGKTRPVSHARQVAMYLTRSLIDISLPAIGKVFGNRDHSTVLYAHRKIQKEIAEKRATQDQVNDLTTRIRERSRTIG; encoded by the coding sequence TTGACCACGCCCAGCCGAGACTTCAACGACACCTGGACCCAGGTCGTCGACATGCTCATTCGCGGCACCGACGTGCGCGACGGAGAGCCGCAGCCGCTGACCACCCAGCACAAGGCTTTGCTCCGGTCCGTCCAGCCCGTCGGCCAGCTCAACGGGTTCGTGCTGCTGGCGACCGGCTCCGAGATGGTCCAAACGCTGGTCAAGGAGGAATTGTCCGAGCGCATCGAACGCGCGTTGGATGTGATCACCGGGCGTCCCCAGCAAGTCGTTGTGACGATCTCGGAGGACTCGTCGCACGCGGACAAATCGCACGCGGACACATCGCAGGCGGATACCTCGCACGCCGATGCCCCGCATCCCGGGCAGGCGGGACAGATGCCGGCCGGTCGCCCGGCACCGGCCGCGACCGATGGAGACGCCCCGAACCCCCCATACCCGGATGCCAACCGCTCCCGCGGCGTCGACCAGGCCGCCGGCCATGATTCCGGGGCCTGGCGCACCATCGAGTTCGAACGCGACGCCCGCGACACCGCACAGTTAGGCGATCCCCGTGGATTCACCGGCCAGGCTGCCCATGACCCGCGGTCGCCCCTGATGCCCCAGCAGGACCAGGGCGGGCAGATGCCGGGCACCCCGGGCGCGCCCCACCCCCCGCAAACCCCCCACCCGGGCCAGGCCCCCCAGATGCCGCACGGTGGCGGCGCCCAGACGCAGGGCACGGCCGCGGACCTTTTCGGCCAGAGCAAGTACCACCTCCACGGGATGAAAAACCCCATGTCCCAGCCGGTGGAGGAGCCGACGCTGAATCCGAAGTACACCTTCGAGACGTTCGTCATCGGCCCGCAGAACCGGTTCGCCGCCGCCGCGGCCGCCGCCGTCGCCGAGCAGCCGGCCCGCGCCTACAATCCGCTGTTCATCTCCGGCGGTTCCGGCTTGGGCAAGACGCACCTGCTCCATGCCATCGGCCACTACGCCACGGCGCTCGACCCGAAGCTGCGGGTGCGCTACGTGTCGTCGGAGGAGTTCACCAACGACTTCATCAACTCGGTGCGCGACGACGCCCAGGAGAGTTTCAAGCGCCGCTACCGCGACCTGGACATTCTCATCGTCGACGACATCCAGTTCCTGGAGGGCAAGGAAGGCACGCAGGAGGAGTTCTTCCACACGTTCAACGCCCTCCACCAGGCCGATCGCCAGATCGTGCTGTCGTCGGACCGGCCTCCGCGCGAGCTGAAGACGCTGGAGGAGCGCCTGCGCACCCGCTTCGAGTGGGGCCTGACCCCGGATCTGCAGCTGCCGGACCTGGAAACCCGGATCGCGATTTTGTCGAAGAAGGCGCAGCTCGACCGCCTCAACGTCCCGCATGACGTGCTGCAGTTCATCGCGGAACACACGGCGTCGTCGATCCGCGAGCTCGAGGGCCGGCTGCTGCAGGTCACCGCCCAGGCGTCGCTGCTGAAGATGCCGGTGACGTTGGCGCTGGCGGAGGAGATCATCGGCTCGGACAGCGCCGAGGTGGAGATCACGCCGGACATCATCATTTCGGCGACGGCGGAATTCTACGGCCTCACCGTCGCCGATCTCACGGGCCCGGGGAAGACCCGCCCGGTGTCGCATGCGCGGCAGGTGGCGATGTACTTGACCAGGTCGCTCATCGACATTTCGCTGCCGGCCATCGGCAAGGTTTTCGGCAACCGGGATCATTCGACGGTGTTGTACGCGCACCGGAAGATCCAGAAGGAGATCGCCGAAAAGCGGGCCACCCAGGACCAGGTCAACGATCTGACCACGCGCATCCGGGAGCGTTCCCGCACCATCGGCTGA
- the dnaN gene encoding DNA polymerase III subunit beta, whose amino-acid sequence MEQTDVRLRAAKDDLADAVGWVARNLPTRPTQPILRGMVFTADDDGLEIAGYDYEVSTQIRIAAEISDTGRFAVNGKLVSDIVSKLPNKPIDMHYDGTRVLVTCGKSRFELPAMTLEDYPALPSVPAATGTIDPQLFTEAIGQVAVAAGKDETLPMLTGIRMETEGDTVTLAATDRFRLAVRTFQWNQIPEGNAELLIPAKTLADTARSLDSGSSEPVTLAFGDGSDGRAVGADGLLGILADPRRTTTRLLDVEFPKFRPLLPKQHSSLASVRIDPLREAIRRVSLVADRGAQIRMDFSEGQVVLSAHGDEAGRAEEVLECAFVGEPLLIAFNPGYLSDGLSAIHTDRVVMGFTQPSRPAVLIPEPDELPGADEDGMFPTPETEFTYLLMPVRLPG is encoded by the coding sequence ATGGAGCAGACGGACGTGCGTCTCCGCGCAGCCAAGGATGATCTCGCTGACGCGGTGGGGTGGGTCGCACGCAATCTGCCGACGCGTCCGACGCAGCCGATCCTTCGCGGCATGGTCTTCACCGCCGATGACGATGGTCTGGAGATCGCCGGCTACGACTACGAGGTGTCGACGCAGATCCGCATCGCCGCGGAGATCTCCGACACCGGTCGTTTCGCGGTCAACGGCAAGCTCGTCTCGGACATCGTCTCCAAGCTGCCGAACAAGCCGATCGACATGCATTACGACGGCACGCGAGTGCTGGTCACCTGCGGAAAGTCGCGTTTCGAGCTGCCGGCGATGACGCTGGAGGACTACCCGGCCCTGCCGTCGGTTCCCGCCGCCACCGGCACCATCGACCCGCAGCTGTTCACCGAGGCCATCGGCCAGGTCGCCGTGGCCGCCGGCAAGGACGAAACCCTGCCGATGCTCACGGGCATCCGCATGGAGACCGAGGGCGACACGGTCACCCTGGCCGCCACGGACCGTTTCCGCCTGGCGGTGCGCACCTTCCAGTGGAATCAGATCCCGGAGGGCAACGCGGAGCTGCTCATCCCCGCCAAGACGCTGGCAGACACGGCGCGTTCCCTGGACTCCGGTTCGAGCGAACCGGTGACCCTGGCGTTCGGCGACGGCTCGGATGGCCGGGCCGTCGGCGCCGATGGTCTGCTGGGCATCCTGGCCGACCCGCGTCGCACCACCACGCGTCTGCTCGACGTGGAGTTCCCGAAGTTCCGCCCGTTGCTGCCGAAGCAGCATTCGTCTTTGGCGTCGGTGCGCATCGATCCGTTGCGCGAGGCGATCCGCCGCGTGTCGCTGGTCGCCGATCGCGGTGCCCAGATCCGCATGGATTTCTCCGAGGGCCAGGTCGTGCTTTCCGCCCACGGCGACGAGGCCGGTCGCGCCGAGGAAGTCCTCGAGTGCGCGTTCGTCGGTGAGCCGCTGCTCATCGCCTTCAACCCGGGGTACCTGTCCGACGGCCTGTCGGCGATTCACACCGACCGCGTGGTCATGGGCTTCACGCAGCCGTCGCGTCCCGCGGTGCTCATCCCGGAGCCGGACGAGCTGCCGGGCGCCGACGAAGACGGCATGTTCCCGACTCCGGAGACGGAATTCACGTACCTGCTCATGCCCGTCCGCCTTCCGGGCTGA
- the recF gene encoding DNA replication/repair protein RecF (All proteins in this family for which functions are known are DNA-binding proteins that assist the filamentation of RecA onto DNA for the initiation of recombination or recombinational repair.), with protein sequence MYLRSLSLRDFRSWPELSLELEPGITVFTGRNGYGKTNIVEAVGYMSTLSSHRVSTDAPLVRSGADSARVSATAVNDGRELTAHLLINPHRANLAQLNRTRLRSPRELLGTVRSVFFAPEDLELVKGEPAQRRRYLDDLLAVRRPRMAGARLEYERILRQRNALLKSAGGSLRRGYSSSEGQAALATLDTWDSQLAHVGAIITAARIGLVRDLGPRVVEAYATLAPSSRPATVEYRTKLPVDDLPDDPEIIEALLLTELGARRNREIDRGISLVGPHRDDLQLNLGNDAAKGFASHGETWSFALSLRLASYLMLREEGPDPILVLDDVFAELDRHRREALVDIAKQAEQVLITSAVGEELPEGLADVPAVSTHVVTVRDTDDGRISLLDADGDADR encoded by the coding sequence ATGTATTTGCGTTCGTTGAGCCTGCGCGACTTTCGGTCGTGGCCGGAGCTGAGCCTTGAGCTGGAGCCGGGCATCACGGTGTTCACCGGGCGCAACGGCTACGGCAAGACGAACATCGTCGAGGCCGTGGGCTACATGTCCACGTTGTCGTCGCATCGCGTGTCGACGGATGCCCCGCTGGTGCGGTCGGGGGCGGATTCTGCGCGCGTGTCGGCCACCGCCGTCAACGACGGCCGTGAGCTCACCGCCCATCTGCTGATCAACCCGCATCGTGCGAATTTGGCGCAGCTCAACCGCACGCGGCTGCGCAGCCCGCGCGAGTTGTTGGGCACGGTGCGGTCGGTGTTTTTCGCGCCGGAGGATCTGGAGCTGGTCAAGGGCGAGCCGGCCCAGCGGCGCCGCTATCTGGATGATCTCCTCGCCGTCCGTCGTCCGCGGATGGCCGGCGCGCGTCTGGAGTACGAGCGGATTCTTCGGCAGCGAAACGCCCTGCTCAAGTCGGCCGGTGGCTCGTTGCGTCGCGGGTATTCGTCGTCGGAGGGGCAGGCGGCGTTGGCGACGCTGGACACGTGGGATTCGCAGCTGGCCCACGTCGGGGCGATCATCACCGCGGCGCGCATCGGGCTGGTCCGCGATCTGGGTCCCCGGGTCGTGGAGGCGTATGCGACGCTCGCGCCGTCGTCGCGGCCGGCGACGGTCGAGTACCGCACGAAGTTGCCGGTCGACGATCTTCCCGACGACCCCGAGATCATCGAGGCGCTGCTGCTCACGGAGCTCGGCGCGCGCCGCAACCGGGAGATCGACCGGGGCATCAGCCTCGTCGGGCCGCATCGGGATGATCTGCAGTTGAATCTCGGCAATGATGCGGCGAAGGGGTTCGCCAGTCACGGCGAGACGTGGTCGTTCGCGTTGTCGCTGAGGTTGGCGTCGTATCTCATGCTCCGCGAGGAGGGCCCGGATCCGATCCTCGTCCTCGACGACGTTTTCGCCGAGCTCGACCGTCATCGTCGCGAGGCGTTGGTGGACATCGCGAAGCAGGCCGAGCAGGTGCTCATCACGTCGGCGGTCGGCGAGGAGCTGCCGGAGGGGCTTGCCGACGTCCCGGCGGTGAGCACGCACGTCGTGACGGTGCGGGACACCGATGACGGACGCATTTCGCTTCTCGACGCCGACGGGGACGCCGATCGATGA
- a CDS encoding DUF721 domain-containing protein — protein sequence MSEGDAPDLVGEVFGRMRATAKMGGKHPPSLQRPARKNSGFTLEAGPRVIKRDDDGGTADTAGNGRDHTVARDLAGTRIPERLLYRDDIRIRRRRDRSPLSFGSVLARQATERGWRRNIANGIIMSKWPELVGEVIADHTEVVEFKDGTLVVQCASSTWATQLRLAQSQILAAIADEVGDGVVEKLQIKGPTGPSWTKGRLRVKGRGPRDTYG from the coding sequence ATGAGCGAGGGCGACGCCCCGGATCTGGTCGGGGAGGTTTTCGGGCGGATGCGCGCCACGGCGAAGATGGGCGGCAAGCACCCGCCGTCGTTGCAGCGGCCGGCCCGGAAGAACTCGGGATTCACGCTGGAAGCGGGGCCAAGGGTGATCAAGCGGGACGATGACGGCGGCACCGCCGACACCGCCGGCAACGGCCGCGACCACACCGTCGCCCGCGACCTGGCGGGTACGCGCATTCCCGAACGGCTCCTGTACCGCGACGACATTCGCATTCGCCGTCGCCGCGATCGAAGTCCGCTGTCCTTCGGGTCCGTCCTCGCCCGTCAGGCGACCGAACGCGGCTGGCGGCGCAACATCGCCAACGGCATCATCATGTCCAAGTGGCCCGAACTTGTCGGCGAGGTCATCGCCGACCACACCGAGGTCGTGGAGTTCAAGGACGGCACGTTGGTCGTCCAGTGCGCTTCGAGTACGTGGGCGACGCAGCTGCGGTTGGCGCAATCGCAGATTCTGGCGGCGATCGCCGATGAAGTCGGGGACGGAGTCGTCGAAAAGCTGCAGATCAAGGGGCCGACGGGGCCGAGTTGGACGAAGGGTCGGCTGCGGGTCAAGGGCCGCGGTCCGCGCGACACGTACGGGTGA
- the gyrB gene encoding DNA topoisomerase (ATP-hydrolyzing) subunit B codes for MAATENQYDASSITILEGLEAVRKRPGMYIGSTGERGLHHLVWEVVDNSVDEAMAGYASEVKVTLLEDGGVEVVDDGRGIPVEMHPTGAPTVQVVMTQLHAGGKFDSESYAVSGGLHGVGISVVNALSTRVEAEIVRDGHVWLQNFTNAVPEDLVKGKKARGSGTTIRFWPDPEIFETTEFNFDTIARRLREMAFLNKGLTITLTDKRVSEEELEAEALAEQAEKESAALVEADAEDGDNGDAAEGAEDQVAKAKKRREKKKVYHFPNGLQDYVEALNKSKTSIHPSIISFEAGGEGHEVEIAMQWNSGYSESVHTFANTINTIEGGTHEEGFRSALTSLMNRYAREHKLLKEKEANLTGEDAREGLAAVISVRVADPQFEGQTKTKLGNTEIRSFVQRMTNEHISHWLEANPAEAKAIVNKAIASAHARVAARKARDLVRRKSATDLGGLPGKLADCRSKDPLQSELFVVEGDSAGGSAKSGRNSMFQAILPLRGKILNVEKARLDKTLKNAEVQAIITALGTGIHDEFDISKLRYHKIVLMADADVDGQHIATLLLTLLFRLMRPLIDEGHVYLAQPPLYKLKWAKGEPGYAYSDAERDQMVAEGLAAGRKINKDDGIQRYKGLGEMNASELWETTMDPERRVLRQVALEDAQKADELFTILMGDDVASRRSFITRNAKDVRFLDV; via the coding sequence GTGGCTGCCACCGAAAACCAGTACGACGCCTCATCGATCACCATCCTCGAGGGGCTCGAGGCCGTTCGCAAGCGGCCCGGCATGTACATCGGCTCCACCGGCGAGCGAGGCCTGCACCACCTGGTGTGGGAGGTCGTCGACAACTCCGTCGACGAGGCGATGGCCGGATACGCCTCCGAGGTCAAGGTGACGCTGCTGGAGGACGGCGGCGTCGAGGTCGTCGACGACGGCCGAGGCATTCCGGTGGAGATGCACCCGACCGGTGCCCCGACGGTGCAGGTCGTCATGACGCAGCTGCACGCAGGCGGCAAGTTCGACTCGGAGTCCTACGCCGTGTCCGGCGGCCTCCACGGCGTCGGCATCTCCGTGGTCAACGCCCTGTCCACCCGCGTCGAGGCCGAGATCGTCCGCGACGGCCACGTGTGGTTGCAGAACTTCACCAACGCGGTGCCGGAGGACCTGGTCAAGGGCAAGAAGGCCCGCGGCTCGGGAACCACCATCCGCTTCTGGCCGGATCCGGAGATCTTCGAGACCACCGAGTTCAACTTCGACACCATCGCACGTCGCCTGCGCGAGATGGCCTTCCTGAACAAGGGCCTGACCATCACGCTGACCGACAAGCGCGTGTCGGAGGAGGAGCTGGAGGCCGAGGCGCTGGCGGAGCAGGCCGAGAAGGAATCGGCCGCACTGGTCGAGGCCGACGCCGAGGACGGCGACAACGGCGATGCCGCCGAGGGCGCCGAAGACCAAGTGGCCAAGGCCAAGAAGCGTCGGGAGAAGAAGAAGGTCTACCACTTCCCGAACGGCCTGCAGGATTACGTCGAGGCCCTGAACAAGTCGAAGACCAGCATCCACCCCTCGATCATCAGCTTCGAGGCCGGCGGCGAGGGCCATGAGGTCGAGATCGCCATGCAGTGGAACAGCGGCTACTCGGAGTCGGTGCACACCTTCGCCAACACGATCAACACGATCGAGGGCGGCACCCACGAGGAGGGCTTCCGCTCCGCGCTGACGTCGTTGATGAACCGCTACGCCCGCGAGCACAAGCTGCTCAAGGAAAAGGAAGCAAACCTCACCGGCGAAGACGCCCGCGAGGGGCTGGCCGCGGTGATTTCGGTGCGCGTCGCCGATCCGCAGTTCGAGGGCCAGACGAAGACGAAGCTGGGCAACACCGAGATCCGCTCCTTCGTGCAGCGCATGACCAACGAGCACATCTCGCATTGGCTGGAGGCCAATCCGGCGGAGGCGAAGGCGATCGTCAACAAGGCCATCGCCTCGGCGCATGCCCGTGTGGCGGCCCGCAAGGCCCGTGACCTGGTGCGTCGCAAGTCGGCGACGGATCTGGGCGGCCTGCCGGGCAAGCTCGCGGATTGCCGTTCGAAGGATCCCCTGCAGTCCGAGCTGTTCGTGGTGGAGGGCGACTCCGCCGGTGGTTCGGCGAAGTCCGGCCGCAACTCGATGTTCCAGGCGATCCTGCCGCTGCGAGGCAAGATCCTCAACGTGGAGAAGGCGCGCCTGGACAAGACGCTGAAGAACGCCGAGGTGCAGGCGATCATCACGGCGCTGGGCACGGGCATCCACGACGAGTTCGACATTTCCAAGCTGCGCTACCACAAGATCGTGCTCATGGCCGACGCCGACGTCGACGGCCAGCACATCGCGACGCTGCTGCTGACGCTGCTGTTCCGTCTGATGCGCCCGCTCATCGACGAGGGCCACGTGTACCTGGCGCAGCCGCCGCTGTACAAGCTGAAGTGGGCGAAGGGCGAGCCGGGGTACGCGTACTCGGATGCCGAGCGCGATCAGATGGTCGCGGAGGGTTTGGCCGCCGGCCGCAAGATCAACAAGGACGACGGCATCCAGCGCTACAAGGGTCTGGGCGAGATGAACGCCTCGGAGCTGTGGGAGACCACGATGGATCCGGAGCGTCGCGTCCTGCGTCAGGTTGCGCTGGAGGATGCGCAGAAGGCCGACGAGCTGTTCACCATTCTCATGGGCGATGATGTCGCGTCGCGTCGTTCCTTCATCACCCGCAACGCGAAGGACGTCCGTTTCCTGGACGTCTAG
- a CDS encoding lipase family protein: MRSPSRIRRRAAAAVLASTMTIGGLLTPASAAPNLPDMPEVPGLEGMPEVPGGTGSLGSSDESPAIDESFYDTSTVTAGAPGTILRTAAAPTAPMPPELNYPLPSSVTKVLYSTTDMHGNAVPVSGYMVEPSVPWTGVGERPTVVIGRGTVGQGDQCAPSRNWPLENQADPFSSGRLVNLEGLYDWVFAAAGVRVFVTDYVGMGTPGIHTYMNRAEQAHAMLDGARAARNLSGGNGRVAFYGHSQGGGASAAAVEAASSYAPDLDVAAAYASAPPADLDAVQRNIDGSDLVGAIGFTINGLAARYPNLAPAMDRHMNEGGKETLQNLSTMCTDEITKAYGHQRTSQWTNSGLSLDEILGDIPEGQKAMNDQFIGHGVPAAPTMIVSGRHDLNVEYQQARDLADNWCANGGEVFYRDDILPKIEGYNHFAQAISGAPFGVGFILAMFNGASGAGACSGIDIPGGSGEIPIPSSS; the protein is encoded by the coding sequence GACGATCGGGGGTCTGCTCACCCCGGCCTCCGCCGCACCGAACCTTCCCGACATGCCCGAGGTTCCGGGCCTGGAGGGAATGCCGGAGGTTCCCGGCGGCACCGGTTCCCTCGGCTCCTCCGACGAGTCGCCAGCCATCGACGAGTCGTTCTACGACACCTCCACGGTCACCGCCGGCGCCCCGGGCACCATCCTGCGCACCGCCGCCGCCCCGACCGCGCCGATGCCTCCGGAGCTGAACTACCCGCTGCCGTCGTCGGTGACGAAGGTGCTGTACTCGACCACCGACATGCACGGCAACGCCGTCCCGGTCAGCGGCTACATGGTCGAGCCGTCGGTGCCGTGGACGGGCGTCGGCGAGCGCCCGACCGTCGTCATCGGCCGCGGCACCGTCGGCCAGGGCGATCAGTGCGCCCCGTCGCGCAACTGGCCGCTGGAAAACCAGGCCGACCCGTTCTCCTCCGGTCGCCTGGTCAACCTCGAGGGTCTCTACGATTGGGTTTTCGCCGCCGCGGGCGTGCGCGTCTTCGTCACGGACTACGTCGGCATGGGCACGCCGGGCATCCACACGTACATGAACCGCGCCGAGCAGGCCCACGCGATGCTCGACGGCGCGCGCGCCGCACGGAATCTGTCGGGCGGCAACGGCCGGGTCGCGTTCTACGGTCACTCGCAGGGCGGCGGCGCCTCGGCCGCCGCGGTCGAGGCCGCGAGCTCCTACGCCCCGGATCTGGATGTCGCGGCCGCCTACGCCTCCGCTCCCCCGGCCGACCTCGACGCGGTGCAGAGGAACATCGACGGTTCCGACCTCGTCGGCGCCATCGGCTTCACCATCAACGGACTGGCCGCGCGGTACCCGAACCTGGCCCCGGCCATGGATCGCCACATGAACGAGGGCGGCAAGGAGACGCTGCAGAACCTTTCCACCATGTGCACCGACGAGATCACCAAGGCGTACGGGCATCAGCGCACCAGCCAGTGGACCAACAGCGGTCTGAGCCTCGACGAGATCCTGGGCGACATCCCCGAGGGTCAGAAGGCCATGAACGACCAGTTCATCGGCCATGGCGTTCCGGCCGCGCCGACGATGATCGTGTCGGGCCGCCATGACCTCAACGTCGAGTACCAGCAGGCCCGCGATCTGGCGGACAACTGGTGCGCCAACGGCGGCGAGGTCTTCTACCGCGACGACATCCTGCCGAAGATCGAGGGTTACAACCACTTCGCCCAGGCGATCAGCGGCGCGCCCTTCGGCGTCGGCTTCATCCTCGCCATGTTCAACGGTGCGTCGGGCGCCGGCGCGTGCTCGGGCATCGACATCCCGGGCGGTTCCGGCGAGATCCCGATTCCGTCGTCCTCCTAG